In Nocardioides cavernae, a single genomic region encodes these proteins:
- a CDS encoding ABC transporter ATP-binding protein, protein MADHTDSRPHPDSSGRRRGGRPDPADLRQLADSPVSLRRIARLFTPHRATLAVVVALIVLSSLVGLAQPFLVRHVIDEALPRQDLRLLLLLVGAMLGVAVVTAVIGVVQTWLSTAVGQRVMHRLRSDLFAHLQRQSLDFFTRTRGGEVQSRLVNDIGSMQGVVTQTATSIAANVTVVVGTAVAMVALSWRLALISLVVLPPAVLLTRQVARMRHRITGERQRRLADLHVQIEEGLSVSGVLLSKTLGASPRLTARFDETSADLVGLEIRSRLAGRWRMATMNVVFAAVPAAIYLAAGFPATSGGMTIGTLVAFIALQGTLFRPLMGLLNVGVDLTASLALFSRIFEYADLPVDIAEPDEPVRLDPRRVRGEVRFEDVGFSYDGERAVLSDVDLVVPAGGTLALVGETGSGKSTLASLVPRLHDATSGRVLVDGVDVRDLAAADLAGIVGVVTQETYLMHASVRDNLRHARPEATDVEIEQACRTARIHDVIASLPEGYDTVVGSRGHRFSGGEQQRLAIARTLLRDPAVLVLDEATSALDNETERAILATLDEVTRSRTTITIAHRLSTVRNADQIAVLHAGRVVELGTHEELLLLGGRYADLVRGGLVAEPAAA, encoded by the coding sequence ATGGCTGACCACACCGACTCCCGCCCCCACCCGGACTCGTCCGGCCGCCGTCGCGGCGGACGCCCGGACCCGGCCGACCTGCGGCAGCTCGCCGACTCCCCGGTGTCGCTGCGCCGCATCGCCCGACTCTTCACCCCGCACCGCGCCACCCTGGCCGTGGTCGTGGCGCTCATCGTGCTGAGCTCGCTCGTCGGGCTCGCCCAGCCGTTCCTCGTCCGGCACGTCATCGACGAGGCACTGCCCCGCCAGGACCTCCGCCTGCTTCTTCTCCTGGTCGGCGCCATGCTCGGCGTCGCCGTCGTCACCGCCGTCATCGGCGTCGTGCAGACCTGGCTCTCCACCGCGGTGGGCCAGCGCGTCATGCACCGCCTGCGCAGCGACCTGTTCGCCCACCTCCAGCGCCAGTCCCTCGACTTCTTCACCCGGACCCGCGGCGGTGAGGTGCAGTCGCGCCTCGTCAACGACATCGGCAGCATGCAGGGCGTCGTGACCCAGACGGCGACGTCGATCGCCGCCAACGTCACCGTGGTGGTCGGCACCGCCGTGGCCATGGTGGCCCTCAGCTGGAGGCTCGCGCTGATCTCGCTGGTGGTGCTGCCGCCGGCCGTCCTGCTGACCAGGCAGGTCGCCCGGATGCGGCACCGCATCACCGGCGAGCGGCAGCGACGCCTGGCCGACCTCCACGTCCAGATCGAGGAGGGCCTCTCGGTCAGCGGGGTCCTACTCAGCAAGACCCTCGGCGCGTCCCCGCGGCTGACCGCGCGGTTCGACGAGACCTCCGCCGACCTCGTCGGCCTCGAGATCCGGTCCCGCCTCGCCGGCCGCTGGCGGATGGCGACCATGAACGTCGTGTTCGCCGCCGTCCCGGCCGCGATCTACCTCGCCGCCGGCTTCCCGGCGACGTCCGGCGGGATGACCATCGGCACGCTCGTCGCCTTCATCGCCCTGCAGGGCACCTTGTTCCGCCCACTCATGGGGCTGCTCAACGTGGGCGTCGACCTCACCGCCTCCCTCGCGCTCTTCAGCCGGATCTTCGAGTACGCCGACCTCCCGGTCGACATCGCCGAGCCCGACGAGCCGGTCCGGCTCGACCCGCGGCGCGTGCGCGGCGAGGTGCGGTTCGAGGACGTGGGCTTCTCGTACGACGGCGAGCGTGCGGTGCTGTCCGACGTCGACCTCGTCGTGCCGGCGGGCGGCACACTCGCGCTGGTCGGGGAGACCGGCAGCGGCAAGTCCACCCTCGCCTCGCTCGTCCCGCGCCTGCACGACGCGACGTCCGGGCGGGTGCTGGTCGACGGCGTCGACGTGCGCGACCTGGCTGCGGCCGACCTCGCCGGGATCGTCGGCGTGGTGACCCAGGAGACCTACCTGATGCACGCGAGCGTGCGTGACAACCTGCGCCACGCCCGGCCGGAGGCCACCGACGTCGAGATCGAGCAGGCCTGCCGCACCGCGCGCATCCACGACGTCATCGCCTCGCTCCCCGAGGGCTACGACACCGTCGTGGGATCGCGCGGGCACCGGTTCTCCGGCGGCGAGCAGCAGCGGCTGGCGATCGCCCGCACCCTGTTGCGCGACCCGGCCGTGCTGGTGCTCGACGAGGCCACCAGCGCGCTCGACAACGAGACTGAGCGCGCCATCCTGGCCACGCTGGACGAGGTCACCCGGAGCCGTACGACGATCACGATCGCGCACCGGTTGTCCACCGTGCGCAACGCCGACCAGATCGCGGTGCTCCACGCCGGACGCGTCGTCGAGCTCGGTACGCACGAGGAGCTGCTGCTCCTCGGCGGCCGCTACGCGGACCTCGTGCGCGGCGGCCTCGTCGCCGAGCCGGCGGCCGCCTGA
- a CDS encoding aminotransferase class I/II-fold pyridoxal phosphate-dependent enzyme — MNATALADLSADDLTALLDEQRAAYEQLKAQGLKLDLTRGKPSSQQLDLADDLLRLPTSTKDASGVDVRNYGGLEGLRELREMFAELLWVEPEQVVAGGNSSLSIMRDCLVWMMLFGAVDSERPWGKEDKVRFVCPVPGYDRHFTLLESLGIEMVTVPMNDDGPDADAVAALVADDPSIKGMWIVPTYANPSGAICSQDVAARLAAMPTAAPDFKIFWDNAYALHHLTEEEAKSADILTLASAAGHPDRPVMFASTSKISWAGAGVAFLAASTNNVRWYLGHLGNGSIGPDKVNHLRHAEFFGSPQGVRDHMARHREIIAPKFAEVDRVLTERLGGRAVATWNTPTGGYFVNLDVVPGTASRVVALAKDAGIALTPAGSSFPYKQDPDDTNIRLAPTMPPLAEVTQAMEAVATCVLLAAAEKAAGESAA, encoded by the coding sequence GTGAACGCGACTGCGCTGGCCGACCTGTCCGCCGACGACCTCACCGCGCTGCTCGACGAGCAGCGGGCTGCCTACGAGCAGCTGAAGGCGCAGGGGCTCAAGCTCGACCTCACGCGGGGCAAGCCCTCGTCCCAGCAGCTCGACCTTGCCGACGACCTGCTGCGGCTGCCGACGTCGACCAAGGACGCCAGCGGGGTCGACGTACGCAACTACGGCGGGCTCGAGGGTCTGCGCGAGCTGCGCGAGATGTTCGCCGAGCTGCTGTGGGTCGAGCCCGAGCAGGTCGTCGCCGGCGGCAACTCCAGCCTGTCCATCATGCGCGACTGCCTCGTCTGGATGATGCTCTTCGGCGCGGTCGACTCGGAGCGGCCGTGGGGCAAGGAGGACAAGGTCCGGTTCGTGTGCCCGGTGCCGGGCTACGACCGGCACTTCACCCTGCTCGAGAGCCTCGGCATCGAGATGGTGACCGTCCCGATGAACGACGACGGCCCCGACGCCGACGCGGTCGCCGCCCTCGTCGCCGACGACCCGAGCATCAAGGGCATGTGGATCGTCCCGACGTACGCCAACCCGTCGGGCGCGATCTGCAGCCAGGACGTCGCCGCCCGGCTCGCCGCGATGCCCACCGCGGCACCCGACTTCAAGATCTTCTGGGACAACGCCTACGCGCTGCACCACCTCACCGAGGAGGAGGCCAAGAGCGCCGACATCCTCACCCTGGCCTCCGCTGCCGGCCACCCGGACCGGCCCGTCATGTTCGCGTCGACCTCCAAGATCAGCTGGGCCGGGGCGGGTGTGGCGTTCCTCGCGGCGTCGACGAACAACGTCCGGTGGTACCTCGGGCACCTCGGCAACGGCTCGATCGGGCCCGACAAGGTCAATCACCTGCGGCACGCGGAGTTCTTCGGGTCCCCGCAGGGCGTGCGCGACCACATGGCCCGGCACCGCGAGATCATCGCGCCGAAGTTCGCCGAGGTCGACCGCGTGCTGACCGAGCGGCTCGGCGGCCGCGCCGTCGCGACGTGGAACACCCCGACCGGCGGCTACTTCGTCAACCTCGACGTCGTGCCCGGGACCGCCAGCCGCGTCGTCGCCCTCGCCAAGGACGCCGGCATCGCGCTGACGCCCGCCGGCTCGTCGTTCCCCTACAAGCAGGACCCGGACGACACCAACATCCGGCTCGCCCCGACGATGCCGCCCCTCGCCGAGGTCACCCAGGCGATGGAGGCCGTGGCGACCTGCGTGCTCCTCGCGGCGGCCGAGAAGGCCGCGGGGGAGTCGGCGGCCTGA
- a CDS encoding GlxA family transcriptional regulator — translation MQKVAVVVQEQPEPFGLGALCEVWAEPYHPEDDNPVFDFKVVTPRPGRLRTRAGFDLHVEHGLDAAADADLICLAPKSDHRGTSPEVSELLRSAHARGAMLFAHCSATFMLGEAGLLDGRRCTTHWRYAAELAARFPEAVVDPDVLYVQDGSIVTGAGSAAAIDAALHVMRQQFGAKVAATTARRMVVPPHRDGGQAQYIARPVPVCESEALAPLLAWISSHLADDLDVETLARQMHMSSRTFARRFKEETGTTPYSWILGERVRAAQELLEQSDHSIDWVASEVGFGNAATLRQHFGRARGVSPQEYRRTFRMSA, via the coding sequence ATGCAGAAGGTCGCCGTGGTCGTGCAGGAGCAGCCCGAGCCGTTCGGGCTCGGTGCGTTGTGTGAGGTGTGGGCCGAGCCCTACCACCCCGAGGACGACAACCCCGTCTTCGACTTCAAGGTCGTCACGCCTCGTCCCGGACGGCTGCGCACGCGTGCAGGCTTCGACCTGCACGTCGAGCACGGGCTGGACGCGGCGGCGGACGCCGACCTGATCTGCCTGGCTCCCAAGAGCGACCACCGCGGCACCTCGCCGGAGGTCTCCGAGCTGCTGCGGTCCGCCCACGCGCGCGGCGCGATGCTCTTCGCCCACTGCTCGGCGACGTTCATGCTGGGCGAGGCGGGCCTGCTCGACGGCCGTCGCTGCACGACCCACTGGAGGTACGCCGCCGAGCTGGCCGCCCGCTTCCCGGAGGCGGTCGTCGACCCCGACGTGCTCTACGTCCAGGACGGCTCGATCGTGACCGGCGCCGGGTCCGCTGCCGCCATCGACGCGGCGCTCCACGTGATGCGCCAGCAGTTCGGCGCCAAGGTCGCCGCCACCACCGCGCGCCGCATGGTCGTGCCGCCGCACCGCGACGGCGGTCAGGCCCAGTACATCGCCCGTCCGGTGCCTGTCTGCGAGTCGGAGGCGCTCGCGCCGCTGCTCGCGTGGATCAGCTCCCACCTCGCCGACGACCTCGACGTCGAGACCCTCGCCCGCCAGATGCACATGTCGTCCCGGACCTTCGCCCGACGCTTCAAGGAGGAGACCGGCACGACGCCCTACAGCTGGATCCTGGGGGAGCGGGTGCGCGCCGCCCAGGAGCTGCTCGAGCAGTCCGACCACTCGATCGACTGGGTGGCCTCCGAGGTGGGCTTCGGCAACGCCGCCACGTTGCGGCAGCACTTCGGTCGCGCTCGCGGCGTCAGCCCCCAGGAGTACCGGCGCACCTTCCGGATGAGCGCCTGA